A single genomic interval of Daucus carota subsp. sativus chromosome 1, DH1 v3.0, whole genome shotgun sequence harbors:
- the LOC108214204 gene encoding kinase-interacting protein 1 → MLQRAASNAYSWWWAGHIRTKQSKWLEQSMQDMEEKVDYALRLIQEDGDTFAKRAEMYYKKRPELISFVEEAFRAFRALAERYDSLSTDLQKANTTIATCLPEQVQFAMDEEDEFFASKNAKSSHLQQGPPVPNPPKVPKVPNRPMRGMINEASKKLEAKASSKAATAKIKPAKSGLTKSEALEEIDKLQKDILASQTMKEYVKSSYENGISNYWRLENEILEKQDKVIRLQDEFGVSTMIEDKDARTLMAEAAIKYCQETLAQLQDKQERSAEEAEIENKKIEDARLRLKSLKQEFFAHQADEVERAEESTDHRPEELQSLKQDVVGPERQKLEALREKIKKQFRVGTSESLTVSELVDKIDDLVNMVINLESSVLSQTVLIDRLRAEADDFHLQIRSLEDDKATLLDGRQDSEKRVKEMEQKLYSVQNLNKNIIIQNTDIHTHFNEVHSSLDQLSEKLQSVQPEEEMDSPREEEGLHIEAKSALVLQNKEQEGGDLIRNTAGSDEIKQNFNAQSVTSSNSGKGEVDTPHDKEAGGSVLDSKTSGTEEEADRTKQNFSASLVHSNESKQVDKGEGVAVITSSSETEVKENNMEWIPSALAIENSKGEGAESYGKSETSHVSKGTALLEITERPPSIEQMNLEKFADELNSQQLPFNGLEDKERILLAEYTTILRNYKEVKKKLSEEEKKNEILFETTLQLRDMKSSVAKKDQEIQSLRQKLNLIQEESGESGDGPEADGTAENDTIGTLPTEDEEEEIKFLINQPKTISPVEEKLREKIDAILDENLDFWLRFSGAFHQVQKFKTEVQDLQDEISRLKKKEESHSSISTDLTADVRAVCKHLSEKKTELTVWLEQSNLLKNELHRRISSISEIQEAITVSLREGVETDEITFSTHQAAKFQGEALSMKQENNKVNEELLAGIDHIIALRTEIERTLAKLNLTEGKSSFRSHSRSKVPLRSFLFGTKEKKHKHSIFSYLHHSSKKMSSP, encoded by the exons ATGTTGCAAAGAGCAGCAAGCAATGCTTATTCATGGTGGTGGGCTGGCCATATCAGAACTAAGCAGTCTAAATGGCTTGAACAAAGCATGCAAG ACATGGAGGAGAAGGTGGATTATGCACTCAGGCTCATCCAAGAAGATGGAGACACTTTTGCCAAGAGGGCAGAAATGTACTACAAAAAAAGACCAGAGCTGATAAGCTTTGTCGAAGAAGCTTTCCGTGCTTTCCGCGCCTTGGCTGAAAGATATGACAGCTTATCAACAGATTTGCAGAAAGCCAATACCACAATTGCTACATGCTTGCCAGAACAAGTCCAGTTTGCGATGGATGAGGAAGATGAGTTTTTTGCATCCAAGAATGCCAAGTCTAGTCATTTACAACAAGGGCCACCGGTTCCAAATCCGCCAAAAGTCCCCAAGGTTCCAAATCGACCTATGAGAGGTATGATAAATGAAGCCTCAAAGAAGCTTGAAGCAAAGGCGTCATCTAAAGCAGCAACTGCCAAGATTAAGCCTGCTAAATCTGGTTTGACCAAGAGCGAAGCGCTTGAGGAGATTGACAAGCTTCAGAAAGATATTCTTGCTTCGCAGACTATGAAGGAGTATGTGAAGAGTTCATATGAAAATGGGATATCTAACTATTGGAGACTTGAGAATGAGATATTGGAGAAGCAAGATAAGGTTATCAGGTTACAAGATGAGTTTGGTGTTAGCACTATGATTGAAGACAAAGATGCTCGGACTTTGATGGCAGAAGCAGCGATTAAATACTGCCAGGAAACATTGGCTCAGTTGCAGGATAAGCAAGAGAGGTCTGCTGAAGAAGCAGAAATTGAAAACAAGAAAATTGAGGATGCTCGTCTAAGATTGAAGTCACTCAAACAAGAGTTTTTCGCTCATCAGGCAGACGAGGTTGAAAGAGCAGAAGAGAGTACTGATCACAGACCAGAAGAGTTACAAAGTTTAAAGCAAGACGTTGTTGGTCCTGAGAGACAGAAATTAGAAGCACTGCGTGAAAAGATCAAAAAGCAGTTTAGAGTAGGCACCAGTGAGTCTCTTACAGTGTCAGAACTAGTAGATAAGATTGACGATCTTGTGAATATGGTGATCAACCTGGAAAGTTCAGTTTTGTCACAGACTGTACTGATCGACAGATTAAGAGCAGAAGCTGATGACTTTCATTTACAAATCCGAAGCTTGGAAGACGACAAGGCAACTCTATTAGATGGAAGGCAAGATTCAGAAAAAAGGGTGAAAGAGATGGAGCAAAAACTATACAGTGTTCAGAATTTAAACAAGAACATTATTATTCAGAATACTGACATCCATACTCATTTTAATGAAGTCCATAGCAGTCTTGATCAACTATCAGAGAAACTTCAGAGTGTGCAACCAGAGGAAGAAATGGATTCCCCACGAGAAGAAGAGGGTTTACATATCGAAGCAAAATCAGCATTGGTACTGCAAAACAAAGAACAAGAAGGTGGTGATTTGATACGCAACACTGCAGGATCTGATGAAATTAAACAGAATTTCAATGCACAATCAGTTACCTCTAGCAACTCGGGAAAAGGAGAAGTAGACACACCACACGACAAAGAAGCCGGTGGCAGTGTACTAGACTCTAAAACTTCTGGAACAGAAGAAGAAGCAGATAGAACCAAACAGAATTTCAGTGCATCATTAGTACACTCCAATGAATCAAAACAAGTAGATAAAGGGGAAGGGGTAGCGGTCATTACCAGCAGTTCAGAAACGgaagtaaaagaaaataatatggaATGGATTCCCAGTGCATTAGCAATTGAAAATTCAAAGGGAGAAGGTGCAGAATCCTATGGTAAATCTGAAACAAGTCATGTCTCTAAGGGAACTGCCTTGCTAGAAATTACAGAGAGACCTCCTAGCATTGAACAAATGAATTTAGAGAAGTTTGCAGATGAGCTAAACTCGCAGCAGCTGCCCTTTAATGGATTGGAAGATAAAGAAAGGATTCTACTGGCGGAATATACAACAATCCTCAGGAACTACAAGGAAGTGAAGAAGAAGCTGAGTGAAGAGGAGAAGAAAaatgaaattctttttgaaacAACGCTGCAGTTACGAGATATGAAAAGTTCTGTTGCAAAAAAGGACCAAGAGATTCAGTCTTTACGTCAGAAACTAAACCTTATACAAGAAGAATCTGGCGAATCTGGTGATGGACCTGAAGCTGATGGCACAGCAGAAAATGACACTATTGGCACGCTTCCAACAGAAGATGAGGAGGAAGAGATTAAGTTTTTGATTAATCAGCCAAAAACTATCTCACCAGTAGAGGAAAAGCTCAGGGAAAAGATTGATGCAATACTTGATGAGAATCTGGATTTTTGGCTAAGGTTTAGCGGTGCATTCCACCAGGTCCAGAAATTCAAAACTGAAGTCCAAGACTTACAGGATGAAATATCACGACTGAAGAAAAAAGAGGAATCACACAGTTCTATTTCAACAGATCTTACAGCAGATGTGCGAGCAGTATGCAAACACCTAAGCGAGAAAAAAACTGAACTTACAGTGTGGTTAGAACAAAGTAATTTGCTGAAGAATGAACTGCACCGCAGAATCTCATCTATATCTGAAATTCAAGAAGCAATAACGGTATCTTTGAGGGAAGGAGTGGAGACGGATGAAATCACGTTCAGTACACATCAAGCTGCAAAGTTTCAAGGTGAGGCATTAAGCATGAAGCAAGAGAACAACAAGGTAAATGAGGAATTATTGGCAGGTATAGACCATATAATTGCTCTCCGAACTGAAATTGAGAGGACTCTAGCCAAGTTGAATCTTACAGAAGGAAAATCATCATTCAGGAGTCACAGCCGTTCTAAGGTTCCCTTACGGTCTTTTCTTTTCGGGACCAAGGAAAAGAAACATAAACATTCAATATTTTCATACCTGCACCACAGCAGCAAAAAAATGTCATCCCCATAA